The Phalacrocorax carbo chromosome 23, bPhaCar2.1, whole genome shotgun sequence genome includes a window with the following:
- the LOC135316850 gene encoding membrane cofactor protein-like isoform X2, translating to MGSGPHRSLLLLLPLLLLPPAAWAACGPLPNISYAEPPDNTKHQRSFSVGSQVRYQCVTGYVKRPLLPDTIQCLANSQWSHLLEFCGRSCPKLPRLHFARISEEDEKLNFYAVGTTVKYICRQGYEKTTDQLPTSTCSDNLTWSEVPELCQRKSCGVPANPEHGIVVADDYLFGAKARVVCNRGYTLKGAPAVISCSLRGGEVAWKQLPPCQAISCPSPPAIPYGKHNGNGTEFTYNSVVTYSCDPGLQLVGNETLHCTTEDSINGVWSEPPPECRVRTTAATNQTELLEERMAENPQWLTIILILICVGILVAIGVLVMSVTKWKDNKKDSYNIHLQKHEMEGSDPPMHPMITADETQPVPWHSYFCHRTSCHVCPTCEARLHAALAPRAEPTHRGCATCEDWLSAQPGTPRTYSVASISSGESQSPADTSSPAGAADMRRGDGTGEAAPEQSEAQQPVDHESDHHICPTCENWLRTHLGQRESRPAAPGERTGEPRRQDEGPRGPVCPTCADRLHLSLLHSDTASCPVCPLAGEGTPAHLVPHRTPGCHVCPVCAAPTHAHLCQPRRQAPDG from the exons ATGGGCTCCGGGCCCCACCGCtcgctcctgctcctgctgcccctgctcctgctgccgcCCGCGGCGTGGG CTGCCTGTGGGCCGTTGCCAAATATAAGCTACGCGGAGCCCCCGGATAACACTAAACATCAGCGAAGCTTCAGTGTCGGCTCCCAAGTAAGGTACCAATGCGTTACAGGCTATGTTAAACGCCCCTTGCTGCCAGATACCATCCAATGCCTCGCGAACTCCCAGTGGTCTCACCTCCTGGAGTTCTGCGGTC GTAGCTGTCCCAAACTGCCGCGTCTGCATTTTGCTAGAATATCAGAAGAAGatgaaaagctgaatttttatgCTGTCGGTACCACAGTGAAGTATATTTGTCGCCAAGGCTATGAGAAGACCACAGACCAGCTCCCCACCAGCACTTGTTCCGACAATTTAACATGGTCAGAAGTTCCTGAGCTATGCCAGA GGAAATCTTGTGGTGTTCCAGCAAATCCAGAACACGGCATAGTTGTCGCAGATGATTATCTATTTGGTGCAAAAGCACGTGTGGTTTGTAACCGTGG GTACACGCTAAAGGGAGCGCCAGCTGTCATCTCCTGTTCCCTAAGGGGGGGTGAAGTTGCCTGGAAACAACTTCCACCTTGCCAGG ctaTTTCTTGCCCTTCGCCTCCAGCTATTCCCTATGGGAAGCACAATGGCAATGGTACGGAGTTCACATACAACTCGGTCGTGACGTACTCGTGTGACCCTGGGCTCCAGCTTGTGGGAAACGAAACCCTTCATTGTACAACAGAGGACAGCATCAATGGTGTCTGGAGCGAGCCTCCTCCCGAGTGCAGGG ttAGAACTACAGCAGCGACAAACCAAACTGAACTCTTGGAAGAGAGGATGGCAGAGAATCCTCAGTGGCTGA cAATTATTCTCATCCTTATCTGCGTTG gtATCCTAGTAGCCATTGGAGTTCTAGTTATGTCCGTCACGAAATggaaagacaataaaaaaga CTCTTACAATATACATTTACAAAAGCATGAGATGGAAGGAAGCGATCCACCGATGCACCCAATGATAACGGCTGACGAGACGCAGCCCGTGCCGTGGCACTCCTATTTTTG CCATAGGACGAGCTGCCACGTGTGCCCCACCTGCGAAGCGCGGCTGCATGCCGCCCTGGCCCCCCGCGCCGAGCCCACGCACCGCGGCTGTGCCACCTGCGAGGACTGGCTGAGCGCCCAGCCCGGCACACCGCGCACCTACTCGGTCGCCAGCATCAGCAGCGGGGAAAGCCAGAGCCCAGCAGACACGAG CTCTCCTGCCGGAGCTGCAGATATGCGCAGGGGTGATGGCACAGGAGAAGCTGCTCCCGAGCAGAGCGAGGCACAACAGCCTGTGGACCACGAAAG CGACCATCACATCTGCCCCACCTGTGAGAACTGGCTGCGCACCCACCTCGGCCAGCGCGAAAGCCGCCCTGCAGCACCCGGGGAGCGGACGGGGGAGCCCCGCCGGCAGGACGAGGG CCCGCGGGGTCCCGTCTGCCCCACCTGCGCCGACCGGCTGCACCTCTCCCTACTCCACAGCGACACGGCGAGCTGCCCCGTGTGCCCCCTGGCCGGGGAGGGGACCCCGGCTCACCTCGTCCCCCACCGCACCCCCGGCTGCCACGTGTGCCCCGTCTGCGCGGCGCCCACCCACGCGCACCTGTGCCAGCCCCGGCGCCAGGCGCCCGACG GATAA
- the LOC104052588 gene encoding complement receptor type 1-like yields MGLRWLWALLLALPGAWGDCQQPPRFVFAEPPMPLEESYAVGTSLTYRCRPGYRMASGKSPRVTCLPTSLWSAESSDFCIGKSCGPPDIMNGRFHTETNLLFGARITYSCNIGYRLVGQPSAQCVLKDNEIFWSNIPICASIHCSAPPVIENGQFSNGDRDFTFGMAVTYRCNKDFVLIGHPVIYCTVMNDNVTGTWSSAAPECKVVQCENPEVKNGRRLSGFGTEHTYKDTVMFECNPGHLLNGSSVVICEADNTWKPSLPTCDPIHCGPAPQFPFAEGERAVGDSSLAGTTLKYRCKPGYTTASGKSSVVTCLSNRTWSADPDFCIQQECAPPTIENGDVIAANFLFGTVVTFTCHTGYELKVSSAKCVVSGNGVDWDTAPPYCERQLPSVQCVEPPAIDNGMHNGTKGTSFVQGSAVVYQCKDGFTLAGAATLHCEADNLLRGVWSNPAPECRGGANMIIVGIFPVLLAMLVTNV; encoded by the exons ATGGGGCTGCGCTGGCTCTGGGCGCTGCTGCTGGCGCTGCCCGGCGCCTGGG GTGACTGCCAGCAGCCGCCCAGGTTCGTCTTTGCGGAGCCCCCCATGCCCCTGGAGGAGTCCTACGCCGTGGGGACCTCGCTGACATACAGGTGCCGCCCGGGGTACAGGATGGCCAGTGGCAAGTCCCCCAGGGTCACCTGcctccccacctccctctgGTCGGCGGAGAGCTCCGACTTCTGCATCG GGAAGTCGTGTGGCCCACCAGACATCATGAACGGCAGGTTTCACACCGAGACCAACCTCCTGTTCGGGGCGAGGATAACCTACAGCTGTAACATTGG gtACCGATTAGTTGGGCAGCCGTCTGCACAATGTGTACTTAAGGACAACGAAATTTTCTGGAGTAACATTCCAATCTGTGCCA GTATTCACTGTTCAGCTCCTCCTGTGATCGAGAACGGGCAGTTCAGCAACGGGGACAGAGACTTCACCTTTGGCATGGCCGTAACTTACCGCTGCAACAAAGATTTTGTTCTTATTGGACACCCCGTGATTTACTGTACCGTGATGAATGACAACGTCACCGGAACGTGGAGCAGTGCGGCACCTGAATGCAAag TGGTCCAGTGTGAAAATCCAGAAGTGAAAAATGGGAGAAGGTTGTCTGGCTTTGGCACTGAGCACACGTATAAAGATACAGTGATGTTTGAGTGTAACCCTGGTCACCTCCTGAATGGCAGTAGCGTGGTTATTTGTGAAGCAGACAATACCTGGAAGCCGTCTCTGCCAACATGTGACCCAA TCCACTGCGGTCCTGCCCCACAATTCCCTTTCGCTGAGGGTGAAAGGGCTGTGGGTGACAGCTCTCTTGCTGGAACTACGCTGAAGTATCGGTGTAAACCAGGTTATACTACAGCCAGTGGAAAGTCCTCTGTTGTCACTTGTCTGAGCAATAGAACGTGGTCTGCAGACCCAGACTTCTGTATAC AACAGGAATGTGCTCCTCCCACGATAGAGAACGGGGATGTGATTGCAGCCAATTTCCTCTTTGGGACAGTTGTGACATTCACGTGTCATACTGG GTATGAATTAAAGGTGTCATCTGCCAAATGTGTGGTATCAGGAAACGGAGTTGATTGGGATACAGCACCTCCGTACTGTGAAA GGCAGCTCCCCAGCGTTCAATGCGTGGAGCCCCCCGCGATTGACAACGGGATGCACAATGGCACGAAGGGCACGAGCTTTGTCCAAGGCTCCGCTGTAGTTTATCAATGCAAGGATGGCTTCACCCTCGCTGGAGCAGCCACTCTTCACTGTGAAGCAGATAATCTATTGCGTGGAGTCTGGAGCAACCCTGCTCCTGAATGCAGAG GTGGAGCAAACATGATCATTGTTG GAATCTTCCCCGTCCTCCTGGCAATGCTGGTTACGAATGTTTAG
- the LOC135316850 gene encoding membrane cofactor protein-like isoform X1, giving the protein MSDCERRVSLLEGAEKVFEGEAEAAGAWRAPLHSSGCQACLLEQTRWEPLAPSPLPLPSTAACGPLPNISYAEPPDNTKHQRSFSVGSQVRYQCVTGYVKRPLLPDTIQCLANSQWSHLLEFCGRSCPKLPRLHFARISEEDEKLNFYAVGTTVKYICRQGYEKTTDQLPTSTCSDNLTWSEVPELCQRKSCGVPANPEHGIVVADDYLFGAKARVVCNRGYTLKGAPAVISCSLRGGEVAWKQLPPCQAISCPSPPAIPYGKHNGNGTEFTYNSVVTYSCDPGLQLVGNETLHCTTEDSINGVWSEPPPECRVRTTAATNQTELLEERMAENPQWLTIILILICVGILVAIGVLVMSVTKWKDNKKDSYNIHLQKHEMEGSDPPMHPMITADETQPVPWHSYFCHRTSCHVCPTCEARLHAALAPRAEPTHRGCATCEDWLSAQPGTPRTYSVASISSGESQSPADTSSPAGAADMRRGDGTGEAAPEQSEAQQPVDHESDHHICPTCENWLRTHLGQRESRPAAPGERTGEPRRQDEGPRGPVCPTCADRLHLSLLHSDTASCPVCPLAGEGTPAHLVPHRTPGCHVCPVCAAPTHAHLCQPRRQAPDG; this is encoded by the exons ATGTCAGA CTGTGAGAGAAGGGTGTCTTTACTGGAAGGTGCAGAGAAAGTATTtgaaggagaggctgaggcagCGGGTGCCTGGAGAGCCCCACTGCATTCCTCTGGATGCCAAGCGTGCCTCTTGGAGCAGACACGATGGGAACCGCTTGCTCCAAGCCCACTCCCACTTCCATCCACCG CTGCCTGTGGGCCGTTGCCAAATATAAGCTACGCGGAGCCCCCGGATAACACTAAACATCAGCGAAGCTTCAGTGTCGGCTCCCAAGTAAGGTACCAATGCGTTACAGGCTATGTTAAACGCCCCTTGCTGCCAGATACCATCCAATGCCTCGCGAACTCCCAGTGGTCTCACCTCCTGGAGTTCTGCGGTC GTAGCTGTCCCAAACTGCCGCGTCTGCATTTTGCTAGAATATCAGAAGAAGatgaaaagctgaatttttatgCTGTCGGTACCACAGTGAAGTATATTTGTCGCCAAGGCTATGAGAAGACCACAGACCAGCTCCCCACCAGCACTTGTTCCGACAATTTAACATGGTCAGAAGTTCCTGAGCTATGCCAGA GGAAATCTTGTGGTGTTCCAGCAAATCCAGAACACGGCATAGTTGTCGCAGATGATTATCTATTTGGTGCAAAAGCACGTGTGGTTTGTAACCGTGG GTACACGCTAAAGGGAGCGCCAGCTGTCATCTCCTGTTCCCTAAGGGGGGGTGAAGTTGCCTGGAAACAACTTCCACCTTGCCAGG ctaTTTCTTGCCCTTCGCCTCCAGCTATTCCCTATGGGAAGCACAATGGCAATGGTACGGAGTTCACATACAACTCGGTCGTGACGTACTCGTGTGACCCTGGGCTCCAGCTTGTGGGAAACGAAACCCTTCATTGTACAACAGAGGACAGCATCAATGGTGTCTGGAGCGAGCCTCCTCCCGAGTGCAGGG ttAGAACTACAGCAGCGACAAACCAAACTGAACTCTTGGAAGAGAGGATGGCAGAGAATCCTCAGTGGCTGA cAATTATTCTCATCCTTATCTGCGTTG gtATCCTAGTAGCCATTGGAGTTCTAGTTATGTCCGTCACGAAATggaaagacaataaaaaaga CTCTTACAATATACATTTACAAAAGCATGAGATGGAAGGAAGCGATCCACCGATGCACCCAATGATAACGGCTGACGAGACGCAGCCCGTGCCGTGGCACTCCTATTTTTG CCATAGGACGAGCTGCCACGTGTGCCCCACCTGCGAAGCGCGGCTGCATGCCGCCCTGGCCCCCCGCGCCGAGCCCACGCACCGCGGCTGTGCCACCTGCGAGGACTGGCTGAGCGCCCAGCCCGGCACACCGCGCACCTACTCGGTCGCCAGCATCAGCAGCGGGGAAAGCCAGAGCCCAGCAGACACGAG CTCTCCTGCCGGAGCTGCAGATATGCGCAGGGGTGATGGCACAGGAGAAGCTGCTCCCGAGCAGAGCGAGGCACAACAGCCTGTGGACCACGAAAG CGACCATCACATCTGCCCCACCTGTGAGAACTGGCTGCGCACCCACCTCGGCCAGCGCGAAAGCCGCCCTGCAGCACCCGGGGAGCGGACGGGGGAGCCCCGCCGGCAGGACGAGGG CCCGCGGGGTCCCGTCTGCCCCACCTGCGCCGACCGGCTGCACCTCTCCCTACTCCACAGCGACACGGCGAGCTGCCCCGTGTGCCCCCTGGCCGGGGAGGGGACCCCGGCTCACCTCGTCCCCCACCGCACCCCCGGCTGCCACGTGTGCCCCGTCTGCGCGGCGCCCACCCACGCGCACCTGTGCCAGCCCCGGCGCCAGGCGCCCGACG GATAA